The following proteins are co-located in the Hydractinia symbiolongicarpus strain clone_291-10 chromosome 7, HSymV2.1, whole genome shotgun sequence genome:
- the LOC130648469 gene encoding uncharacterized protein LOC130648469 encodes MIEDLARHSNTTFTRDEKEVDAAMRSPYLEEIGDAYKIRKGRHGVRIDRAYQCGVAVYQLAKLRMLEFYYDFLDKYVDRAEGLRRDTEAVLIIKDSMPIWESSCTQPLENS; translated from the coding sequence ATGATCGAAGATCTGGCTAGGCATTCTAACACCACATTTACCAGAGACGAGAAGGAGGTCGATGCGGCGATGAGATCCCCGTACCTCGAAGAGATTGGAGACGCGTACAAGATCAGAAAGGGTAGGCACGGGGTCAGAATCGATAGAGCCTACCAGTGCGGTGTCGCCGTCTACCAGCTGGCCAAGTTGCGCATGCTCGAATTCTACTACGACTTCCTGGACAAGTACGTAGACCGTGCTGAGGGTCTGAGGCGAGATACCGAGGCAGTCCTTATCATCAAGGACTCCATGCCGATTTGGGAATCCTCGTGTACTCAGCCTTTGGAAAATTCCTAG